The genomic region TTCTAGCCCACTATCAATACTTTTAAACCTTTTTGCAATCTCACTTCTTTGCGCCTTGCTCGTGTGGTGTTTGCTAATCTTATCGCCATCAGCACTACTTGCGGTAATGATAACTTTAAATATCTTTTGCAAAAAGCATAATGCCTTGTGTGTCAATCTCACTTTTGAGCGCATTATCTGCCTTCGCATAATCTACAATATCCACGAAAAAGGGGAGATTAGAATCCTCAAACTCTGCCTTGATTTTGGCGATGAGTTTTATATTAATGTCGCCTTTTAGGGCAATATCTATATCACTTGTTGGCTTAAGTGTCCCTCTTGCGCGTGAGCCAAACAAAAAAGCGTGAGTAATGGCTTGATGTGGTTCTAAAATCTCTTGAATGATTCCCAAATATTTTTCTGAAAGTTCGCAATTCATGGGTGAGCCTTGAGGGTCTCGTATAAATCCCGCACGAGCGGATAAAAATCCTCTAAAATATAGCGCACATTCTCATCAAGCGCACTTTGCGTGTAGGTATGGCTTGTGATATTTCGCATTGCGAGTGCCTCTAGCCATTTTTCACAATCTTGCAAAAGCTCGTATTCAAAGGCTCTTCTTATGCTTTCTCTTGGACTTTTGATTTCAAAGCCTTCGTTTTCTAGGAAATCTTTAAGCACTTTCCAGCAAAGCTCTATGAGCACCTCAAATCTTTGGATAATGCCCTCTTTTTCTAGATTTGAGAAAGTCCGATTTTCTTGCTCCTTGACTTCATAGAGATTCAAAAAGGCTCTTTGGAAAAATTCAAATCTTTGCTTGAATCGCTTATTCATTGTTGATTGTCCTTAACTATCACAAAATTCTCCACCTATCAAAGCAAGATTTTCTAAAATCCTGTGGTTAAGCTCTTGTTCCTCTTTGATTTGGGATTCTAGCTCTGCTTTTAAGTGCGTAAATTCTGCTTCAAAGTCGAAGTCTTGCTCACTCTCTTCTAAGCCTACAAATCGCCCGGGCGTCAAGGTGTAACCAAGTGCGGCGACTTCTTGTAGGGAGGCGGATTTGCAAAAGCCCTTGATGTCGGCATAAGGCGGGGTGGATTCTAAACTTTTAGAATCTTGCTTGGATTTTATATGTTGGGATTCTTCGCTTGTTGAGATTCTTCGGGCTTTGCCCTCAGAATGACAAAAGGGAGAGTCAGTATGACAAGTGGGAGTTTTGTCATATTGCCCCATCTTGTCATATTTGCTAGTGAGGGTGAAATCCTTGCGGATTGCACGAGGCGAAGCCGAAATATCCGTATTAGAATCTTTTAAATGGGATTCTGCGTGCGCTTTTTGCGCTTTTTGCCACGCGTGGTAAGTTTG from Helicobacter himalayensis harbors:
- a CDS encoding nucleotidyltransferase domain-containing protein, translating into MNCELSEKYLGIIQEILEPHQAITHAFLFGSRARGTLKPTSDIDIALKGDINIKLIAKIKAEFEDSNLPFFVDIVDYAKADNALKSEIDTQGIMLFAKDI
- a CDS encoding nucleotidyltransferase substrate binding protein; amino-acid sequence: MNKRFKQRFEFFQRAFLNLYEVKEQENRTFSNLEKEGIIQRFEVLIELCWKVLKDFLENEGFEIKSPRESIRRAFEYELLQDCEKWLEALAMRNITSHTYTQSALDENVRYILEDFYPLVRDLYETLKAHP
- a CDS encoding N-6 DNA methylase translates to MGQYDKTPTCHTDSPFCHSEGKARRISTSEESQHIKSKQDSKSLESTPPYADIKGFCKSASLQEVAALGYTLTPGRFVGLEESEQDFDFEAEFTHLKAELESQIKEEQELNHRILENLALIGGEFCDS